The sequence below is a genomic window from Lolium perenne isolate Kyuss_39 chromosome 7, Kyuss_2.0, whole genome shotgun sequence.
GGGCCACGTCGCCCACCCGCGAGGAGGCCTGGCTGCATGGATCAtgcatacgccgagggccaggccgtcggcgtagaggcCCAGCTGGCGGCGCCACGGCGGGCCACGTCGCCCACCCGCGAGGAGGCCTGGCTGCATGGAtcatgctacgccgagggccaggccgtcggcgtacggtgGCTTGCCGTTAACGGCGACGGCGCCACGCAACGAGGCGCCGAGGGCAGCGACGCCGAGGGTGAACGCGCACCGTCGGCATAGACGGCGTACGCCGACGACCGGTACTACGCCGACGGCACTGTGCCGTGTGCCGAGGGAGCTGGACGCCGACcagatacgccgagggccaccgtcggcgtagcctacgccgagggccaggcgtggctacgccgagggcagccggccgtcggcgtcTGACACCATTCCTGTAGTGTATATGATTTCAAACAAGATGACAATAACAGTGTTCCTATAATTAGTTGTTGCAACCAGCCCGCTCCTAGCTAGCCTACATGCATAACTACTTGAAATATGTATAAATGTGGTTTAACTTCGTAGATCGAATATGCATTATATATCGTGCATGTGTGCGATCACTCGGTTTTGAATTGCAACCAGCCCGCTCCTAGCTAGCCTACATGCATAACTACTTGAAATATGTATAAATGTGGTTTAACTTCGTAGATCGAATATGCATTATGCATTGTGCATGTGTGCGATCACTCGGTTCTGAACATTTACATAGGTCCATTCTTATGCACCCGATTAAGAATAAACTAATGACAATTTAATTTACATGTCGAAGCTAACATATCATGCATGTTAAGGAAGCATAACCGACGAGGTAGCGATGATTCAAAGTAAAAACAGTTAATAAAAAATGGGTACGATATATATGAACCGACAAGTTATGATGATGAGTAGATGTATTGTGGATTTTTTTTCTTAATGAACATATTGGATAAATAAAATGGGTAACTACATTAAGATGatcatgagttgaagcatatatatatatatagtcatGGTATTCCGTAACTGCTGAGCATAAACTGTAGGGGATAGCCCCTATTGTAAGAACGGGAACAAATCATCACATACTAACCAGTCATATTCCGCATTTAACGATAGGCTTAAATCTATGGGTGATCTTTGAAAATATCTCTTAAACATAGCAAAGACATGCATTCACATCTGGTCAAATATGATCATGTTCCTTTGATTCATTTAGCTACGAATGATAATGGATATATTGTAGATCAATGATAAATCGAGTAGAAGAAGGTATCACAGTCGGTGGCAAGATAAAACCAATAGTTCGTACAACAACATGGTTTAGCACCGTGGGCAAATTAACTAACAAAATAAATGATATCGAGTAAGACATGGAGGAAATCTAGCCGCGCAAGTGCGCGGGTAACCCAGCTAGTTTATAATATTGAAACTTCTAAATTGAACCAAAGAAGCACATTGTAGTATCAATTGAAGCAACATCTATTTATATATTAAAGAAACATACTGTTTTAACAAAAAtgcaaaaataacaaaaaatGTGAACTCACAGCATATCATTCTTCGGCTGCCTCTTTAATTTCCGACCATGTATGACAAATTTGTCGTACGTATGAATTGTATCTTGAGAGACCCGAATCTTCTTCATTTTAGGAGGTGAAAGCTCATCCTTTGCTGCTCTCTTTGCTCTATTCCTCTTATCAACTGTATCTACCCCAGTAGTAGCATCTTTCTCAACAGAATCCATAATGACATCTGCAGAGGTAGAAGAAAAACAAGGAAAAACAAAGGGTGTGTCAACCAATTGAAACAAAGCATACAAAGACTATAAAACGTTGAAACAGACAGTGCACCTGCACTCTTGGGGCCAATTGGTGTCTTTGGCTCACCCAAAATAGCAGCTTCAACAATGATGAAATTTTGAACGGTTGAATCATTCTCGCTTGCTGCAAAAAAAACCAAAACACAAAATAAGCTGCAGCCATGGAACCCAAGAAATGTTCACAAAAAGATATACAAAAAGCACATACTTGTAACAGGTGGAATCTTCAGAACAGCCGCAGCAGGCAGGTTATCCACATCAGACTCTTTACCGTGATTCTCCGGAGGATCCACGGCAGTTGCAGCGGGTGGTATCTTCAGAAAATCCGCAACAACTGGATTCTCCACAGCAGGCGGAGCAGGTGCCTTATTCTCCACAGCAGCCGCAGCAGTTGGATCCTCCACGGCAGCCACAGTAGGTGCCTTTTCCATGGCAGCCACAACATGTACCATCTCCACAGCAGCTACAGCGGGTGGTTTCTTCAGAACAGTCGCAACAGTTGGATTATCCAGAACAGCCGCACCAGATGGTTTCTTCAGAACAGCTGCAGGAGGTGGATTAACCACAGCAGCCACATCAGCTGAACAAGATGTTTTTTCGACAGACAGTGGCTTCTCCAACTCAGGCACAGGAACTGGACACATATCAGAAGATGCAGCAATATCAGCAGTTGATCTAAGACTTGTTCTGTCTGGGATTGCATTGAAGAACTCCCATTCTTCGGAACCTTGAGGAAACAAATCCATTGAAGGAGGATCCGGAGCATGGTTCCAGGATTCTGCAGATACACCCTCTGGAATACTAGAACGAAACGGAGATCTCACCGGACTATCAACAGAGTTGAACTCACCAGTGTAGCCTTGTTTAAACGAAGAATCAACAATTATTGCAGGCTGTGGAACATCTGGTATATATGCCGCTGCGAGCATGGAACTCCGGATAATCTTCCATTGCATCAGTCTGTAAGTCAACATCTTCTTCagtttcatcaccgctgttgtgatCTCCGCTGTTGTGATCTCCTTCATCCATTGTATTTTGTCCATCCTTTGCAGCATCCTGTTCTTCTGTAGATACATTATTGGGATTTGTGCTTTGCTCACCATTTGCTTCTGATTGAAACACAATACTTGGACCATCGCCTTCTTGGATAAGAGCATCAACGTCAACCAATAGAGCGGACATACGCTGAGAATACATGCGTTTCAGCGCAACACCAAGGTTCTTCATAGTTGCTTCGACATCAGCAGCATAAATAGGCTTATGCTTATCGTACAGGTGCTTGTAACGAGCTGGAATCTACAAAAGAAATAGTAAAATTTGATTATTATTGAAGCAAAAATAGGTTGCATCAAATGTAGAATCAAGAATACTGATAAAACCAGCATGAACTAAGCAGCAGCAAAAAGCAAAAGTTAATAAAGCAAAACTATAATAGTAAGGCAGCATTAAAAAAATGCTAAGGTATAATTTGCAGATAGAAGAACAAAATTTAAAAGGTAGCAACATTTAATAATATGTAATGAAGCTTTCAATTAGAACTAAAGAGACAAGTGGAAATCATCATTGAAGCACTTATATAAGCCTACTAGCAAAAACATACAAAAAAGCAATTGCTTATATTGAAAAAGTAGCAGCAAACAGGGGAAGCCAATGAAGCAAAACTATAACAGTACGACAGCAATTTAAAAAGTCTAAGGTAGCAACCTGAAAAATTATCAGATAAACCCTTTTAAAAAAGTAGTCTAATGCAGGAAACAAATTTTGATATATTGGTTACCTCCAATTCCTGGCTGTTTGGAAAACCAGGAACAAACCATTCATTCAGTGATGCCGATGGGTTAACTTCGACATCTTCACCAGTTTCACCAGTTTCAGGGGGTTGAACAGTTTGAGCATATGGAGTACTTGAGAACGGAAGAAACTGCAAAAACATCATAAGCCAAAAGAAAAATAATTATTGAACATGTATACATATACGAAGGATGCACAAATAGCCAACAACTGATAACAAGAATTCAGACTTACAGGTCTCCTTGCAAAGATAGTACTGTTGAAGAGAGTGCATTcgctacccgcatgggtagctacacacccatgcAGTATACCAATATGCAAGCCATATTAACTTGTTTTAGCTCGGTTTCCTAGTAGAACGTGGAATTCTAGTGTACAAAAGTGGTTTCCGAATTTTGATATGAATATTTTTTGATGAAAGTCAACTCACCAACGTATTTTGCATTGACTTTTTGAATATTGAGTTGACTTTGACAAAAAAAAGTTCAAATCAAAATTCGGAAACCACTTTTATACACTAGAATTCCACATTCTACTAGGAAACTGAGCTAAAACAAGTTAATATGGCTTGCATATTGGTATACTGCATGAgtgtgtagctacccatgcgggtagcaaGCTTCATCCGTACTGTTGAATAGCTTTTTCTTGTCAATATCAGTAGCAACTACAAACTCGAAGTCCTTGCTCTTTACATGACACATTCTAGGCGGTGAGTAGTCAATGACATACtcatctattatataattaaaacagaAGACAAATAACGGTGAGGATTTGGCACAACTTATTAGATGGTGAAGATTAATCAACACCTGACGTAGTCTTAAAGAGCCGCACCTTTAAAAGAGCCAGACCTGGTATTACTTTTCGTGTTAGTCACGGACTTTACCTAATCAACCATCGGGAGTCTCCTCTCCACGGCGTCTCTCTTTCTCCTCTATACGGCCGCCACCACACTCCATATTTCTGGGCAAGCTGCCTGCTATTCAATTTCCCAAAGTACAGATTCATGGACTCCAAATTGCATCATCTGCTGCTGGGTGACGATCGACCACGGTGACGATCAGACTATACGTTATTCGTGTTCATGATTGTCCTAGATATGCGGTCGTGTATCGGATGAAGTGTTCATCGCTTGAAGCTGACAGCGATGACAATCAAAGGAGCAGCCAGTTTCGTACAGATCATGCACATATGCATACGCAGGCAGGACAATGAGTTTGCTAGAAGAAGCCGCGTGACCGGCCGCCACGATCTTGCCGACAGGCGGTTGGGCCTACAGCACATGCATATGCACGCGGTAGATGTCTATTTTAATGGAATCATGTTTTCCTAAATCAGGCCTCAACTCTAGGAGGAGATGAAATCCATGTTACTTCTGCTAAGATGAGCCCGAAGGCTAGGATGGTGTCTACCGCCTGATTGAGTGTAAGATGAGCTGCTGTTGCCTCCAATTTTCCATGCGTCATGCCGCACTTACACACATGATCTTTGGCCGCAAGTTGGAACTGCCGTTCTCAATGCTAGCGATGCTACGCACTGCACCATCATCACGGACATCGAACATGGATGATTGGACTCCTTCGTACATGGCAGTTGCAGATATTCAAGCTAAAGTATATTACGTTGATTAGTGGATAAAGTAAACTTCAATTGGTATACGGCGCTACACTGGAGGTACGTACACTACAGGAGGAAATAAAGCGAGGTAATCTCCTTTTTCTTATGTCTAAATTTGTACTGATAATGAAGTATAGAAGGAGAGATAGTGGTACAGGAACTAGGTCACACGAAGATGTGGTCGTTACTGTGGTGGCAATTTTTGAAGTATATTGTTCCTCCCAGTAGAAGGCAAGCAGAATTTATGCTATTGGAGGATATAGTTGCATAAGGCAAGTGAAatctatacatatatatatacctaataataaaatacAAATCGTTTCCTTGGTTTCGTCCGTTTTTCTGTCGTCTGTAGTCGTACGTGAGCAAACATATCAGGTATTTTAGGTCAGGTCTGATCCTGCGCTTCGATCCGGGAAAGTCCAGGTCGACGTATGGTTACCCAAGGCTTATATATACACGGCTTGGTCGGTCCTCAAGGTATCCATGGATCAGCTCCATCCTCACTAATCAATCTATCTTCATCAAGGAGCCGATCTGGTCGTCGTCGTGGAGGAGGACAAGATGGCGCAAGTTGCCTCCAATTGATGTCCAAAGAGGTGGTGTAGAATCGTTCCTGGTCGTCGTCTTTTGCCTCGATTGTCCACAATTAAGGTCATGTCTCGCCGGCGCCATGGCCTCCATTGCTTCATCGATCTCTTCTTCGACATGAATTCTGCTAAGCGACACAGCCATGAGGTGATCGACACAGAATCTAAGTACAAGTCGGGTGCCTCGATCGATTTTCAAGCATGGGACGTGATTTCGTTCAAAAGCTGTTGCGCGGGTGCGTGCTCGGCCTGCGCCACCGCAGATGCTAGGCGGGGAGTAGGGTCGGCAGATGTATGGCGTGGTGGTAAGGCTGGGTCGATGGACATCGTACGCAGAGTGCGGGGTCTGCCGAGTCTGCACGGGAACGCAGCGGACGCCGATCGAGCTGGAGTCTGGAGGGGACGAATGCAGTGCCCATATCTAAATCTTATCGGGGCGTGCGACGAACACAAGCTCAGTGCAGGTAGGGGTGCAGCTCGGGCTGTGCAAGCTGGGAGCCAGTTACAGGCGTCGGGTAGGGAGACTTGACATGCAGCACCGTTACCACGATGATAACCCAACTCTTCATCATTCAGGGTCCTAATCAAGAAGCCATTTATATGCTAGCGCAGTAGCGACAATGGAGTTGTGAACCTCTTCCTAACATGGCTTCACCGTGCACGTTAGAGCACATGCTGACTCGGACTTAATAGTTGTGCGAGATTAATGCTGGGTGGCGAAGGATACATCCAGTAAGAAATTCACTTGATGGATCATCGGAAACTAATGTGTTATTATTCTCTACAGGATTCCACGTTGCTTGCGTTTACACTCAAAAAAACACAATTTAAAAAAATTTGTATCCAAGAAGGAACTCTATAAAAGAACCACTCTTTTTTCAGTCCGTACAACAAAATCATGATTACTGTACAACAATGTGCATGCCTAAAATTAGTCTACAGCAATTATTTTCAGAGACCAAACCTCATATCCCATCGCAGGACACAAGCAATAGACCAGGTTACAAAAGGCGGGATATTTGAGTCGGTGACAAAATGAGTGACGAAAATGTCATAGTTGTAGGCACATGCAATCAAAATAAAATAATAGGTGATAAAATGGTAGAAAAAACATAACAAAGTAGACATCAAACGAGGAGGAAGACTGGATGCCATTGGTTTTCATGAACCAATTAAGATCTTGAACAATaatatgatatattttcttattgaTGAATGAATATGTAGAATAGTCTTATTTTACATATTGTTAAGGTTATATCAATGTCAATGTAGCTAAAAATAGCCAAAAGTCAAAATAAGTGATGAAAAAACAATACCAATGTGTCACGTGTAATaaatctagccgcgcaaatgcgcgggtcaCCCTGCTAGTTTGGAGGAAATTGCAAGTGATCCATATAAACAATCTACATGAAGCACATTGTTTAAGCACATTGGTAGAAAAGGAAGCATGTGAAATCAGGAAAAAAACAAATGAAGAAAACATGGAAGAAAAAGAACATACCCCAAGGAATGGCAAAGGACCACTTATCCAGAAATCACCACCCACGACACCTCATGCCCGTAGCTTTGCCTTCTTCTCCTGGATTTTCTTAACATGCAACATACATTCATCCAATATGTGCTGATCCCAAGCTAGCTCCACTGAGGAGAAAGGGTCGGCAAGACATCCCAGATAGTCCATAGACAACATATTACCAGTGCCTGGGTTAAGAACTGTTGCGAGCACAAGAAGATCCCAGCTCCTAACTATGGTTTCCTCATCTTTAATGTCACATTCCAGTAACACCTACAAAAATTAAAAAAGCATGAGTAAAAAATGCAAAATAAATATAGGAACAGAAAGCAAATATGTGATAGTACAGAAGCACCCAACGACGGGTAAAAAGAGCATTGGTATGAAAAAATAAGCTACTGGCAGATAACTAATGAAGCTTGTACTGCTAtctaaagatacaaaaataaagtAATATTGCAGCACAAAACACAAAGTATTGAGAGCATCAGGAATATACAAAACACAAAGTATTTTGAAGCACAAAACAAAGCAGTACCTTCTCAGCATTTTTTATGGGCGGCCTTGGGTTATTCTGCTTATAAACATCACGCAGCTGGCATGGAACACTCCTGTTAATCAAGTCAACAGCCCTGTTACCTGATGGTACAttaaacaccttcctgaccatgtCTGTAGTGAACACAATTCTCTTCCCATGATAACAGAACTCACGCAGCTGATAACTCGTATGTGTCACAATAAAATCAAGAAGGCGATTTGGCACAGTGAATGGAGCAACACTAAGCATGCTCTTAAATGCACTCCTCTTTGCAATAACATCCCGCTTGTCCTCAGGAAGTTTCTTATCAATGAACAGGCGCAAACGCTTTGCTCCAAAACGATCCTTCAAGTTATAGACGGGATCCACCTCCATCATTTAAACCTATAACCAATACAATAGCAGCCACATAGATACATGAGAAAAATGGAACCTACTAATTCTAACATACATTGCTGGCAAACCTATAAATGCATCATACCAAAGCAAAATGGTTGCTACATACCACTGGATAATATGCTGACCTTAACATACATAAAAACATGCCAAAATATGAAGCTACATTGAAGCAAAAACACAGACATTATTAGCCTACCAGACGAGATACATCAGATGGATCCACTACAAAAACCTAGAGAAAAATAACCACAAGTCGAGCACCACGAAAACAAAATACGCTAGAACACGCTACAAAGACACGCTAGAAGCAAAACTACTCGGAAAGGAACTCACCACGAGTCGAGCAGCACCAATTGTTTGGCTGTTTGGAAAACCAGGAACAAGCCATTCATTCAGTGATGCCGATGGGTTAACTTCGACATCTTCACCAGTTTCACCAGTTTCAGGGGGTTGAACAGTTTGAGCATATGGAGTACTTGAGAACGGAAGAAACTGCAAAAACATCATAAGCCAAAAGAAAAATAATTATTGAACATGTATACATATACGAAGGATGCACAAATAGCCAACAACTGATAACAAGAATTCAGACTTACGGTGTCTCCTTGCAAAGATAGTACTGTTGAAGAGAGTGCATTcgctacccgcatgggtagctacacacccatgcAGTATACCAATATGCAAGCCATATTAACTTGTTTTAGCTCGGTTTCCTAGTAGAACGTGGAATTCTAGTGTACAAAAGTGGTTTCCGAATTTTGATATGAATATTTTTTGATGAAAGTCAACTCACCAACGTATTTTGCATTGACTTTTTGAATATTGAGTTGACTTTGACAAAAAAAAGTTCAAATCAAAATTCGGAAACCACTTTTATACACTAGAATTCCACATTCTACTAGGAAACTGAGCTAAAACAAGTTAATATGGCTTGCATATTGGTATACTGCATGAgtgtgtagctacccatgcgggtagcaaGCTTCATCCGTACTGTTGAATAGCTTTTTCTTGTCAATATCAGTAGCAACTACAAACTCGAAGTCCTTGCTCTTTACATGACACATTCTAGGCGGTGAGTAGTCAATGACATACtcatctattatataattaaaacagaAGACAAATAACGGTGAGGATTTGGCACAACTTATTAGATGGTGAAGATTAATCAACACCTGACGTAGTCTTAAAGAGCCGCACCTTTAAAAGAGCCGACCTGGTATTACTTTTCGTGTTAGTCACGGACTTTACCTAATCAACCATCGGGAGTCTCCTCTCCACGGCGTCTCTCTTTCTCCTCTATACGGCCGCCACCACACTCCATATTTCTGGGCAAGCTGCCTGCTATTCAATTTCCCAAAGTACAGATTCATGGACTCCAAATTGCATCATCTGCTGCTGGGTGACGATCGACCACGGTGACGATCAGACTATACGTTATTCGTGTTCATGATTGTCCTAGATATGCGGTCGTGTATCGGATGAAGTGTTCATCGCTTGAAGCTGACAGCGATGACAATCAAAGGAGCAGCCAGTTTCGTACAGATCATGCACATATGCATACGCAGGCAGGACAATGAGTTTGCTAGAAGAAGCCGCGTGACCGGCCGCCACGATCTTGCCGACAAAGGTTGGGCCTACAGCACATGCATATGCACGCGGTAGATGTCTATTTTAATGGAATCATGTTTTCCTAAATCAGGCCTCAACTCTAGGAGGAGATGAAATCCATGTTACTTCTGCTAAGATGAGCCCGAAGGCTAGGATGGTGTCTACCGCTTTGATTGAGTGTAAGATGAGCTGCTGTTGCCTCCAATTTTCCATGCGTCATGCCGCACTTACACACATGATCTTTGGCCGCAAGTTGGAACTGCCGTTCTCAATGCTAGCGATGCTACGCACTGCACCATCATCACGGACATCGAACATGGATGATTGGACTCCTTCGTACATGGCGATTGCAGATATTCAAGCTAAAGTATATTACGTTGATTAGTGGATAAAGTAAACTTCAATTGGTATACGGCGCTACAATCGGAGGTACGTACACTACAGGAGGAAATAAAGCGAGGTAATCTCCTTTTTCTTATGTCTAAATTTGTACTGATAATGAAGTACAGAAGGAGAGATAGTGGTACAGGAACTAGGTCACACGAAGATGTGGTCGTTACTGTGGTGGCAATTTTTGAAGTATATTGTTCCTCCCAGTAGAAGGCAAGCAGAATTTATGCTATTGGAGGATATAGTTGCATAAGGCAAGTGAAatctatacatatatatatacctaataataaaatacAAATCGTTTCCTTGGTTTCGTCCGTTTTTCTATCGTCTGTAGTCGTACGTGAGCAAATATATCAGGTATTTTAGGTCAGGTCTGATCCTGCGCTTCGATCCGGGAAAGTCCAGGTCGACGTATGGTTACCCAAGGCTTATATATACACGGCTTGGTCGGTCCTCAAGGTATCCATGGATCAGCTCCATCCTCACTAATCAATCTATCTTCATCAAGGAGCCGATCTGGTCGTCCGTCGTGGAGGAGGACAAGAGCTGCAAGTTGCCTCCAATTGATGTCCAAAGAGGTGGTGTAGAATCGTTCTCGGTCGTCGTCTTTTGCCTCGATTGTCCACAATTAAGGTCATGTCTCGCCGGCGCCATGGCCTCCATTGCTTCATCGATCTCTTCTTCGACATGAATTACGCTAAGCGACACAGCCATGAGGTGATCGACACAGAATCTAAGTACAAGTCGGGTGCCTCGATCGATTTTCAAGCATGGGACGTGATTTCGTTCAAAAGCTGTTGCGCGGGTGCGTGCTCGgcctgcgccgccgccgcagatGCTAGGCGGGGAGTAGGGTCGGCAGATGTATGGCGTGGTGGTAAGGCTGGGTCGATGGACATCGTACGCAGAGTGCGGGGTGCCGAGTCCGCACGGGAACGCAGCGGACGCCGATCGAGCCGGGAGCCTGGAGGGACGAATGCGTGCCCATATCTAAATCTTATCGGGCGTGCGACGAACACAAGCTCAGTGCAGGTAGGGGTGCAGCTCGGGCTGTGCAAGCTGGGAGCCAGTTACAGGCGTCGGGTAGGGAGACTTGACATGCAGCACCGTTACCACGATGATAACCCAACTCTTCATCATTCAGGGTCCTAATCAAGAAGCCATTTATATGCTAGCGCTAAGCGACAATGGAGTTGTGAACCTCTTCCTAACATGGCTTCACCGTGCACGTTAGAGCACATGCCGACTCGGACTTAATAGTTGTGCGAGATTAATGCTGGGTGGCGAAGGATACATCCAGTAAGAAATTCACTTGATGGATCATCGGAAACTAATGTGTTATTATTCTCTACAGGATTCCACGTTGCTTGCGTTTACACTCAAAAAAACACAATTTAAAAAAATTTGTATCCAAGAAGGAACTCTATAAAAGAACCACTCTTTTTTCAGTCCGTACAACAAAATCATGATTACTGTACAACAATGTGCATGCCTAAAATTAGTCTACAGCAATTATTTTCAGAGACCAAACCTCATATCCCATCGCAGGACACAAGCAATAGACCAGGTTACAAAAGGCGGGATATTTGAGTCGGTGACAAAATGAGTGTGAAAATGTCATAGTTGTAGGCACATGCAATCAAAATAAAATAATAGGTGATAAAATGGTAGAAAAAACATAACAAAGTAGACATCAAACGAGGAGGAAGACTGGATGCCATTGGTTTTCATGAACCAATTAAGATCTTGAACAATaatatgatatattttcttattgaTGAATGAATATGTAGAATAGTCTTATTTTACATATTGTTAAGGTTATATCAATGTCAATGTAGCTAAAAATAGCCAAAAGTCAAAATAAGTGATGAAAAAACAATACCAATGTGTCACGTGTAATaaatctagccgcgcaaatgcgcgggtcaCCCTGCTAGTTTGGAGGAAATTGCAAGTGATCCATATAAACAATCTACATGAAGCACATTGTTTAAGCACATTGGTAGAAAAGGAAGCATGTGAAATCAGGAAAAAAACAAATGAAGAAAACATGGAAGAAAAAGAACATACCCCAAGGAATGGCAAAGGACCACTTATCCGTAAAATCACCACCCACGACACCTCATGCCCGTAGCTTTGCCTTCTTCTCCTGGATTTTCTTAACATGCAACATACATTCATCCAATATGTGCTGATCCCAAGCTAGCTCCACTGAGGAGAAAGGGTCGGCAAGACATCCCAGATAGTCCATAGACAACATATTACCAGTGCCTGGGTTAAGAACTGTTGCGAGCACAAGAAGATCCCAGCTCCTAACTATGGTTTCCTCATCTTTAATGTCACATTCCAGTAACACCTACAAAAATTAAAAAAGCATGAGTAAAAAATGCAAAATAAATATAGGAACAGAAAGCAAATATGTGATAGTACAGAAGCACCCAACGACGGGTAAAAAGAGCATTGGTATGAAAAAATAAGCTACTGGCAGATAACTAATGAAGCTTGTACTGCTAtctaaagatacaaaaataaagtAATATTGCAGCACAAAACACAAAGTATTGAGAGCATCAGGAATATACAAAACACAAAGTATTTTGAAGCACAAAACAAAGCAGTACCTTCTCAGCATTTTTTATGGGCGGCCTTGGGTTATTCTGCTTATAAACATCACGCACCGGCATTGAACACTCCTGTTAATCAAGTCAACAGCCACATTACGATGGTACATTAAACACCTTCGACCATGTCTGTAGTGAACACAATTCTCTTCCCATGATAACAGAACTCACGCAGCTGATAACTCGTATGTGTCACAATAAAATCAAGAAGGCGATTTGGCACAGTGAATGGAGCAACACTAAGCATGCTCTTAAATGCACTCCTCTTTGCAATAACATCCCGCTTGTCCTCAGGAAGTTTCTTATCAATGAACAGGCGCAAACGCTTTGCTCCAAAACGATCCTTCAAGTTATAGACGGGATCCACCTCCATCATTTAAACCTATAACCAATACAATAGCAGCCACATAGATACATGAGAAAAATGGAACCTACTAATTCTAACATACATTGCTGGCAAACCTATAAATGCATCATACCAAAGCAAAATGGTTGCTACATACCACTGGATAATATGCTGACCTTAACATACATAAAAACATGCCAAAATATGAAGCTACATTGAAGCAAAAACACAGACATTATTAGCCTACCAGACGAGATACATCAGATGGATCCACTACAAAAACCTAGAGAAAAATAACCACAAGTCGAGCACCACGAAAACAAAATACGCTAGAACACGCTACAGCACGCTAGAAGCAAAACTACCTGGAAAGGAACTCACCACGAGTCGAGCAGCACCAATTGCTGGCTGTTTGGAAAACCAGGAAC
It includes:
- the LOC139833610 gene encoding uncharacterized protein; translated protein: MEVDPVYNLKDRFGAKRLRLFIDKKLPEDKRDVIAKRSAFKSMLSVAPFTVPNRLLDFIVTHTSYQLREFCYHGKRIVFTTDMVRKVFNVPSGNRAVDLINRSVPCQLRDVYKQNNPRPPIKNAEKVLLECDIKDEETIVRSWDLLVLATVLNPGTGNMLSMDYLGCLADPFSSVELAWDQHILDECMLHVKKIQEKKAKLRA